A single window of Leptospira semungkisensis DNA harbors:
- the rocD gene encoding ornithine--oxo-acid transaminase, with product MRTQSSQFYLDIEKEYGAFNYEPLPVVLEKGRGIFLWDTEGKKYFDFLSAYSAVNQGHCHPRIIDTLKSQAEKLTLTSRAFYNDQLGPMEKFLCETFGFDRMVPMNTGVEAAETSVKLARRWGYQVKKIPKDQAKIVFASGNFWGRSIGAISASTDENSRGDFGPFVPGFSLIPFDDLDALKRELKDPNVTAFMLEPIQGEAGVIVPKPGYLQEVRRLCSEHNVLLILDEVQTGLGRTGKLLAADHEGVKPDLLVLGKALSGGTLPVSAVLSSDEVILTLKPGTHGSTFGGNPLAAAVATTAVQVLLEENLSENAENRGIEFRKILGQIKEEYPDKIKEVRGKGLLNAVEFFPDDTGPRGKKICYKLLDAGILAKQTHDHTIRFAPPLCITKEELEEAASLIVASIRKTLD from the coding sequence ATGCGGACACAATCCTCACAGTTTTATCTGGATATCGAAAAGGAATACGGTGCCTTTAACTACGAACCTCTTCCAGTCGTTCTAGAAAAAGGAAGAGGTATCTTTCTTTGGGACACGGAAGGCAAAAAGTATTTCGATTTCCTCTCCGCTTACAGCGCGGTGAACCAAGGACATTGTCATCCCCGCATCATCGACACTCTCAAATCCCAAGCCGAAAAATTAACCTTAACTTCTCGCGCCTTTTATAACGATCAACTCGGTCCTATGGAGAAATTTTTATGTGAGACCTTCGGTTTCGATCGAATGGTTCCCATGAATACAGGAGTCGAGGCAGCAGAAACCTCGGTTAAACTTGCAAGGCGCTGGGGTTATCAAGTGAAGAAGATCCCGAAAGACCAGGCAAAGATCGTATTCGCTTCCGGAAATTTTTGGGGAAGAAGCATAGGCGCAATCTCCGCTTCTACAGACGAGAATAGCAGAGGGGATTTCGGTCCTTTTGTACCTGGATTCTCCCTCATTCCTTTCGACGATCTGGATGCACTTAAGAGGGAACTCAAGGATCCGAACGTGACTGCATTCATGCTGGAACCGATCCAAGGAGAAGCAGGTGTCATCGTTCCCAAACCGGGATACCTACAAGAAGTTCGTAGGCTTTGTTCCGAACATAATGTTTTATTAATACTAGACGAAGTACAAACAGGTTTAGGAAGAACCGGAAAACTTCTAGCTGCAGATCATGAAGGAGTAAAGCCAGATCTACTTGTTTTAGGCAAGGCTCTTTCCGGCGGAACCTTACCGGTCTCTGCGGTTCTTTCTTCTGATGAAGTGATTCTTACTTTGAAGCCAGGAACCCACGGTTCTACTTTCGGAGGAAATCCTCTAGCGGCTGCAGTTGCAACTACTGCAGTGCAAGTCCTATTGGAAGAAAACCTTTCCGAGAATGCAGAGAATCGAGGCATCGAATTCAGAAAGATACTCGGGCAAATCAAAGAAGAATATCCGGACAAGATCAAAGAGGTCCGAGGCAAGGGCTTATTAAACGCAGTAGAATTCTTTCCGGACGATACAGGTCCTAGAGGAAAGAAGATCTGTTACAAGCTTTTAGATGCGGGAATACTTGCTAAGCAAACTCATGATCATACGATACGTTTCGCTCCTCCACTTTGCATTACCAAAGAAGAGTTAGAAGAAGCAGCCTCTTTGATCGTTGCCTCCATTCGTAAAACCCTTGACTAA
- a CDS encoding cation:proton antiporter — MEHSLSLLTDIALSIIFATLFSHIAKALKQPLVLGYVIAGLFIGPLLGPYIDSKLHIGYVHSEDSIELISEIGLILLLFIIGLEIDLKELARMGRSMFALGVLQFFLGVAAAWFAFKTFFPPAPGNFDLLYFAIALSLSSTMIVVKLLHDKFEISTVAGRLTIGVLVLQDIWAILFMGIQPDLQDPQIWNVLGSLAKGCALVLIAFVISRYVLSRLFLFAAAKPELVLITSIAWCFFLCGVAEKAELSKEMGALIAGVSIAAFPYGADVISKLSGIRDFFITLFFVALGMKVQAPSSGDLGLAFLAVGFVLLSRVLIVAPTVYFSGKGLRAGIVAGLNLAQISEFSLVILALGVQKEHIGKELQAIVLTSMIIASIISTYVILFNDRIARGILAFVSLFGVKEKGEPLESQVTGETKRDIVILGYFRIAQGLIEGIEKDRPSWLKRILVVDFNPIYRQTLESKGVRWAYGDLANPESLHHLGIEEARYVVCTVSDMILKGTTNRRLLESLKSICRHHQPKIILTTDDPKEADVLRNNGAAHVIVPGRLSGLSLFTELRGMVENSGLINLEKSAKPKTKKASSNKKKAVKAK, encoded by the coding sequence ATGGAACATTCGCTCAGCCTATTAACAGATATCGCTCTCAGTATTATATTCGCTACGCTTTTCTCCCATATCGCTAAAGCACTAAAGCAACCTCTTGTCCTGGGCTACGTGATCGCGGGATTATTTATCGGCCCCTTACTCGGGCCTTATATAGATTCGAAACTTCATATAGGCTATGTTCATAGCGAGGACAGCATCGAACTGATCTCCGAGATCGGGCTCATCCTTTTACTATTCATCATCGGACTCGAGATCGATCTGAAAGAACTCGCTCGCATGGGAAGATCCATGTTCGCGCTAGGAGTACTGCAATTCTTCTTGGGAGTTGCAGCAGCCTGGTTTGCGTTCAAGACGTTCTTCCCTCCTGCTCCGGGCAATTTCGATCTTCTCTATTTTGCGATCGCATTGTCTTTAAGCTCCACCATGATCGTGGTCAAACTTCTTCATGATAAATTCGAGATCAGCACTGTAGCAGGAAGGCTGACTATCGGAGTCTTAGTGCTACAAGATATCTGGGCAATCTTATTCATGGGGATCCAACCTGATCTGCAAGATCCTCAGATCTGGAACGTACTTGGTTCCTTAGCAAAAGGTTGCGCTCTTGTATTGATTGCATTCGTGATCAGCCGCTACGTTCTTTCTAGACTCTTCCTATTTGCCGCTGCCAAACCGGAGTTAGTACTCATCACTTCTATCGCTTGGTGTTTCTTCTTATGCGGTGTAGCTGAAAAGGCAGAACTTTCTAAAGAAATGGGTGCATTGATCGCAGGAGTAAGTATCGCAGCCTTTCCTTACGGAGCGGATGTGATCAGTAAACTTTCGGGGATCAGAGACTTCTTCATTACCTTATTCTTCGTTGCTTTAGGAATGAAGGTCCAAGCCCCAAGTTCCGGAGATCTAGGACTCGCATTCTTAGCAGTCGGATTCGTTTTACTCAGTAGAGTATTGATCGTTGCTCCTACAGTTTATTTCTCGGGCAAAGGATTGAGAGCTGGGATCGTAGCTGGATTAAACCTTGCTCAGATCTCCGAGTTCTCCTTGGTCATTCTTGCCTTGGGAGTACAAAAAGAACATATCGGAAAAGAGCTACAAGCGATCGTGCTTACTTCTATGATCATTGCTTCGATTATCTCGACATACGTGATCTTGTTCAATGATAGAATTGCGAGAGGCATCTTGGCATTCGTCTCCTTATTCGGAGTAAAAGAAAAAGGTGAGCCTTTAGAATCTCAAGTGACCGGCGAGACCAAAAGAGATATCGTCATCTTAGGATATTTCCGGATCGCTCAGGGCTTGATAGAAGGGATCGAAAAAGACAGACCTTCTTGGCTAAAGAGAATTCTGGTAGTAGACTTCAATCCAATCTATAGACAAACCTTAGAATCCAAAGGAGTTCGTTGGGCGTACGGAGACTTAGCGAATCCGGAAAGCTTGCATCACTTAGGAATTGAAGAAGCTAGATATGTAGTCTGTACTGTTTCCGATATGATCTTAAAAGGAACAACCAATCGAAGACTATTGGAATCCTTAAAAAGCATTTGTAGACATCATCAACCTAAGATCATTCTCACCACCGACGATCCAAAAGAAGCGGATGTTCTTAGAAATAACGGCGCGGCCCATGTAATTGTACCTGGCAGATTGTCCGGACTTTCCTTGTTTACTGAACTGAGAGGAATGGTAGAAAACAGCGGTCTCATAAACTTGGAGAAAAGTGCGAAGCCTAAAACAAAAAAGGCTTCGTCCAATAAGAAGAAGGCTGTAAAAGCCAAATAG
- a CDS encoding DUF1289 domain-containing protein — protein sequence MIVRSPCIKICTMDPETGLCEGCFRTLEEIGRWVIYTEEERKAIRIKIDERKESLGKDYFRNS from the coding sequence ATGATCGTTCGTTCGCCCTGCATCAAAATCTGCACTATGGATCCTGAAACAGGGCTTTGCGAAGGTTGCTTTCGCACCCTAGAAGAAATAGGTCGCTGGGTAATTTACACAGAAGAAGAAAGAAAAGCGATCCGAATTAAAATAGATGAGAGAAAAGAATCTCTCGGAAAAGACTATTTTAGAAATTCCTAA
- a CDS encoding glycosyltransferase family 4 protein, protein MVQNWIKIGLDARMIAHSGIGSRIKGVLNELAAPAAKKNIKITLLGDLELLKKNLSPKVLKQYEILEYKAGIYSLSEWKGIPEMQNFDLLDIPHFNAPLRYMDRCIVTIHDIIPFRMKQFHSSLLKQIYLRLVFSKIRRSSAAVLTVSDFTAKDVHEVFEFSYDQMRTVYNGLDKNVFYPRSNSEKRSFLKKYDLEAGYLLSVGIGKEHKNLGFILRSFKALWTEKKLKQNWVIAGAGGKLPEYLAQEAKGWEHKIKVLPYLSEEELSVLYSAAGVLVYPSLYEGFGFPPVEAQACGCPVYSSDASVLPEILGSSAFYFNPTNSAEFETDLLGLLSSPKKLSSKVKSGLLNSKRFDWKKSANQIVDEYLRIAKAKGIKR, encoded by the coding sequence ATGGTTCAAAATTGGATTAAAATAGGTTTGGATGCAAGAATGATCGCCCATTCTGGGATCGGATCACGTATCAAAGGCGTCTTAAACGAATTAGCTGCACCTGCTGCTAAGAAGAATATAAAGATCACTCTTCTAGGAGATCTCGAGCTACTTAAGAAAAACCTTTCTCCGAAAGTTTTGAAGCAATACGAAATTTTGGAATATAAGGCGGGCATCTATTCACTTTCTGAATGGAAGGGAATTCCGGAGATGCAGAATTTCGATCTATTGGATATTCCACATTTCAATGCTCCTTTGCGTTACATGGATCGTTGCATAGTAACCATTCACGATATCATTCCATTTAGAATGAAGCAGTTTCATTCTTCTCTTTTGAAACAGATTTATCTTAGGCTTGTCTTCTCTAAGATTAGAAGAAGCTCCGCTGCTGTTCTCACTGTTTCCGATTTTACTGCAAAAGATGTGCACGAGGTATTCGAGTTTTCTTATGATCAGATGAGAACCGTTTACAATGGTTTGGACAAAAATGTATTTTATCCCAGAAGCAATTCGGAGAAGAGGTCCTTCCTTAAAAAGTATGATTTAGAAGCTGGATATCTTCTCAGCGTAGGAATAGGAAAAGAGCATAAGAATCTGGGATTTATTCTGAGATCCTTTAAGGCACTTTGGACGGAGAAGAAGCTGAAACAGAACTGGGTGATCGCAGGCGCCGGAGGAAAACTTCCGGAGTATCTAGCCCAAGAAGCAAAAGGCTGGGAGCATAAGATCAAAGTGCTTCCTTATTTGTCCGAAGAAGAGTTGAGTGTTTTGTATTCTGCGGCGGGAGTGCTTGTATATCCTTCTCTTTACGAAGGATTTGGTTTTCCTCCAGTAGAGGCTCAGGCTTGCGGATGTCCTGTGTATTCTTCGGATGCAAGTGTACTGCCGGAGATCTTGGGTAGTTCTGCCTTTTATTTTAATCCGACAAATTCGGCTGAGTTTGAAACGGATTTGCTTGGACTGCTTTCTTCTCCTAAGAAGTTGAGCTCTAAAGTTAAATCGGGCCTTCTAAATAGCAAACGATTCGATTGGAAAAAGTCTGCGAACCAAATTGTGGACGAATATCTTAGGATTGCAAAAGCGAAAGGGATTAAACGCTAA
- the folE gene encoding GTP cyclohydrolase I FolE, translated as MEQEVTNILKAIGEDPSREGLLNTPKRVRKSYEFLTSGYRADMNSIVNGAIFEEDSQGMVLVRDIEMYSLCEHHLLPFFGKAHVGYIPNKKIIGISKIPRIVDVFARRLQVQERMTEQIAYALMEVLDPLGVAVVIKAKHLCMMMRGVEKQNSELFTSCMLGEFKTNMVTRSEFLDLIRTGST; from the coding sequence TTGGAACAAGAAGTCACAAATATATTGAAGGCGATTGGAGAAGATCCTTCTCGAGAGGGGCTCTTAAATACTCCCAAGAGAGTTCGTAAATCGTACGAATTCCTAACCTCTGGTTATAGAGCGGACATGAACTCGATCGTGAACGGAGCTATCTTTGAAGAGGATAGCCAGGGAATGGTTCTTGTTCGAGACATAGAAATGTATTCCCTTTGTGAACATCACCTTCTTCCTTTTTTTGGAAAGGCACATGTAGGTTATATTCCTAATAAAAAGATCATAGGGATTTCCAAGATCCCTAGGATCGTAGACGTGTTTGCAAGAAGGCTGCAGGTCCAAGAAAGAATGACTGAGCAGATCGCTTATGCTCTCATGGAAGTATTGGATCCACTTGGAGTCGCTGTAGTCATCAAGGCTAAACATCTTTGCATGATGATGAGAGGAGTCGAAAAGCAGAACTCGGAACTTTTCACGTCCTGCATGCTCGGAGAATTTAAGACCAATATGGTGACCCGTAGCGAATTTTTAGATCTGATCCGCACCGGGTCTACCTGA
- a CDS encoding lysophospholipid acyltransferase family protein: protein MSAKLDPAMPDSFKRKILVWLVPTLVVLLQRFVGLTSRKVELGKEHFNELFPKNKPFILSIWHTNVLYSPYLNKNRKLAVLISESKDGDFITGVVHRFGNGSIRGSSSKGGSRALKAMIVHLRKNLPAAFTPDGPRGPAWIVQPGLIAAAQVSQVPILPFHYECTRQWVLEKSWDKHRIPKPFTTFVISYGEPILIPRDLDDQGFERERLRVEAAMLENKDRAERKAEELRVG, encoded by the coding sequence ATGTCTGCTAAATTGGACCCGGCGATGCCGGATAGTTTTAAGAGAAAAATCCTTGTTTGGTTGGTGCCTACACTCGTTGTTCTTTTGCAAAGGTTCGTAGGTCTTACGTCGCGAAAAGTGGAGTTAGGAAAGGAACATTTCAATGAACTCTTTCCTAAGAATAAACCATTCATTCTTTCTATTTGGCACACGAATGTTCTGTATTCTCCTTACTTGAATAAGAACAGAAAGTTGGCCGTGCTTATTTCCGAATCGAAGGATGGAGACTTCATTACAGGAGTAGTCCATCGTTTTGGAAACGGTAGCATTCGGGGAAGTTCTTCGAAGGGAGGATCCAGAGCCTTGAAAGCTATGATTGTGCATCTAAGAAAGAATTTGCCCGCTGCATTTACGCCTGATGGACCTAGAGGTCCGGCTTGGATTGTGCAGCCTGGATTAATCGCAGCCGCTCAGGTATCTCAAGTTCCAATCCTTCCGTTTCATTACGAATGCACTCGGCAATGGGTCTTAGAAAAATCCTGGGACAAACACAGAATCCCAAAACCGTTTACTACATTTGTGATCTCGTACGGAGAACCTATTTTGATCCCTAGAGATTTAGATGATCAAGGATTCGAAAGAGAGCGGCTCCGAGTAGAAGCCGCTATGTTGGAAAACAAAGATCGGGCAGAGAGAAAGGCTGAAGAACTAAGAGTAGGATAA
- the acs gene encoding acetate--CoA ligase encodes MAKERIVQPFAHFKKTANITLKDYKTLYKESIENPKKFWAREAGNRLTWFKKWDKVLEHDFKNAKVEWFKGGKLNVSYNCLDRHLNTPLKNKAALIWEGDNPLESKTYTYHDLYREVNKFANVLKATGVKKGDVVMVYLPMIPELAISILACTRIGAIHSVVFGGFSPEALVSRIEDCKPKIIITSDGGYRGGKSLDLKKSVDTALDQTKEKVNDVIVARRTGEETNLNWKEGRDHWWHYLMNDPELPAYCEPEKMNAEDPLFILYTSGSTGKPKGVLHTTGGYLLGVNMTFYYVFDIKPTDTYWCTADIGWVTGHSYLVYGPLSNGATSLMFEGVPTYPDAGRFWDVIDKHGVTIFYTAPTAIRSLMREGTDLIKKRSLETLRLIGSVGEPINPEAWEWYFENIGKSRCPIVDTWWQTETGGIMISPLPGAIAQKPGSATLPFFGVQPVLLDDAGKEINAKGEVSGNLAIKSPWPSMMRGVYKDPKRFYDTYFSVYKGYYFTGDGARRDKDGYYWITGRVDDVINVSGHRIGSAEVESALVENQSVAEAAVVGFPHDIKGQGIYAYVTVKQGVTTNDTLKKELIATVEKIIGKIARPDVIHWAPGLPKTRSGKIMRRILRKIAAGEFEGLGDISTLADPSVVEKLIEDKKKYHS; translated from the coding sequence ATGGCAAAAGAAAGAATCGTCCAACCGTTTGCTCATTTTAAGAAAACGGCGAATATTACTCTAAAAGATTATAAAACATTATATAAAGAATCCATTGAGAACCCTAAGAAGTTTTGGGCAAGAGAGGCGGGAAATCGACTCACTTGGTTCAAGAAATGGGATAAGGTCCTAGAACACGATTTCAAGAACGCGAAAGTGGAATGGTTCAAGGGAGGAAAGCTAAACGTCTCCTACAATTGTTTGGACCGACACTTGAACACTCCTCTCAAGAACAAAGCCGCCTTGATTTGGGAAGGGGACAATCCTTTAGAATCTAAGACGTATACATATCACGATCTATACAGAGAAGTGAACAAGTTCGCAAATGTTCTCAAAGCGACTGGTGTTAAGAAAGGAGATGTGGTCATGGTGTATCTTCCTATGATCCCTGAACTCGCCATCTCCATTCTTGCCTGCACTCGGATCGGCGCAATTCACTCAGTAGTATTCGGAGGCTTTTCACCGGAAGCATTGGTGAGCCGAATAGAAGATTGCAAGCCTAAGATCATCATTACTTCCGACGGAGGTTATCGAGGCGGAAAGAGCCTGGATCTGAAGAAGTCGGTAGATACTGCACTCGATCAAACGAAGGAAAAAGTAAACGATGTGATCGTGGCCCGAAGAACGGGAGAAGAAACCAATCTCAACTGGAAAGAAGGTAGAGATCATTGGTGGCATTATCTGATGAATGATCCTGAACTTCCTGCTTATTGCGAACCGGAAAAGATGAATGCGGAAGATCCTCTCTTTATTCTATATACTTCCGGTTCCACTGGAAAACCGAAGGGAGTTCTGCATACTACGGGCGGGTATCTTCTCGGAGTAAATATGACCTTCTATTATGTTTTCGATATTAAGCCGACGGATACATATTGGTGTACTGCAGATATAGGCTGGGTCACTGGTCATAGCTATCTAGTTTATGGACCTCTTTCTAATGGAGCCACTTCACTTATGTTTGAAGGAGTTCCTACCTATCCCGATGCAGGAAGATTTTGGGACGTGATCGATAAACATGGAGTTACCATCTTCTATACGGCACCTACTGCGATCCGTTCCCTAATGAGAGAAGGAACAGATCTCATCAAGAAACGAAGTCTCGAGACTTTAAGACTGATCGGCTCGGTAGGAGAACCGATCAATCCAGAAGCTTGGGAATGGTATTTTGAAAATATAGGAAAATCGAGATGCCCGATCGTGGATACTTGGTGGCAGACAGAAACTGGGGGAATTATGATCTCTCCTTTGCCGGGAGCGATCGCGCAAAAACCAGGATCAGCAACTCTTCCTTTCTTTGGAGTGCAACCAGTATTATTGGATGATGCGGGTAAAGAGATCAATGCAAAGGGAGAAGTGTCCGGTAACTTAGCGATCAAATCTCCTTGGCCATCTATGATGAGAGGTGTGTACAAAGATCCGAAAAGATTTTACGACACATACTTTTCCGTTTATAAAGGATACTACTTCACTGGGGATGGAGCAAGGAGAGATAAGGACGGTTACTATTGGATCACTGGCCGAGTGGACGATGTGATCAATGTATCCGGTCATAGAATAGGTTCTGCCGAAGTGGAAAGCGCACTTGTGGAGAACCAATCCGTAGCCGAAGCCGCAGTGGTTGGCTTTCCTCATGATATCAAGGGCCAAGGGATCTATGCGTACGTTACTGTAAAACAAGGAGTGACTACGAATGATACACTTAAAAAAGAACTGATCGCTACTGTAGAAAAGATCATAGGTAAGATCGCGAGACCGGATGTGATCCATTGGGCTCCTGGTCTTCCCAAAACAAGATCCGGAAAGATCATGAGAAGGATCTTACGCAAAATTGCAGCAGGAGAGTTCGAAGGCTTGGGTGATATCTCAACTCTAGCAGATCCAAGTGTGGTCGAAAAATTAATAGAGGACAAGAAGAAGTATCACAGTTGA
- a CDS encoding cobalamin-binding protein has protein sequence MNRVGPERIVCLTEETTELLYLLGEEDRIVGISAYTVRPPRAKEEKPRVSAFINGNIKRIKDLNPDLVIGFSDIQAQLAHDLVKEGLNVLVTNQRSLEEIFQTILMVGGLVGKSNEVIRLVEGYRQKLEDIRSRSSSKPKVKIFFQEWDQPIITGIRWVSELLEILGADDCFSHLKEKSLAKDRIVTLHDVADSKPDAIVGSWCGKPVDFDWVRSREEWKDLPAIKKNLIFEMDPAIILQPGPALFEEGILELERILDEARKSIA, from the coding sequence TTGAATCGCGTCGGACCGGAAAGAATCGTTTGTTTAACGGAAGAAACGACCGAGCTTCTTTACCTTCTGGGAGAAGAGGACAGAATCGTAGGGATCTCTGCGTACACTGTCCGTCCTCCTAGAGCTAAAGAAGAAAAGCCGAGGGTCTCTGCCTTTATTAACGGAAATATAAAGCGTATCAAAGATCTGAATCCTGATCTTGTGATCGGCTTCTCGGATATACAGGCCCAACTAGCGCACGACCTCGTAAAAGAAGGTCTGAATGTATTAGTCACCAATCAAAGAAGTCTGGAAGAAATATTTCAAACCATTCTGATGGTAGGCGGTCTAGTCGGAAAATCGAACGAGGTGATCCGATTAGTAGAAGGTTACAGACAAAAATTAGAAGATATCCGTTCTAGATCTTCTTCCAAACCTAAGGTAAAAATCTTTTTCCAGGAATGGGACCAACCCATTATCACCGGAATACGTTGGGTTTCAGAGCTGTTAGAAATCTTAGGAGCTGACGATTGCTTCTCTCATTTAAAAGAAAAATCATTGGCGAAAGACAGGATCGTGACCTTGCACGATGTTGCAGATTCCAAGCCGGATGCGATCGTAGGAAGTTGGTGTGGAAAACCGGTCGACTTTGATTGGGTTCGCTCCAGAGAAGAGTGGAAAGACTTGCCAGCAATTAAGAAAAATCTTATATTCGAAATGGACCCGGCGATTATTCTTCAGCCCGGTCCCGCCTTATTTGAAGAAGGCATTCTGGAATTGGAAAGGATCCTGGACGAAGCCAGGAAATCTATCGCGTAG
- a CDS encoding methyl-accepting chemotaxis protein: MVNSGISEESSITKIWKNGAIVINRIRLGLVILFVLTLIGVSKTNHPTQVIAHSVGTGFMALYCIIEFFLAKSGKVGIAFQKTLVILDVIILSAIMAADCSIGPIVARDTLANMILFFIYFYIMIYSALLGQKSFVLLIGFLTAIGVGIALYVGWKSGLVLTENATKSKDPDTLIFSVQIVKIGFMITASVILYQLMRLFENLTSEGSRLYDETKVFLNQIKGNQNIVRNSAENLEDSIDKFADYISRIGEKMESQAAALEEVNAVLEELSASSRNNTQSIESQNESLSGLVSNSQKLGGIIGNITEYSEALSAFAEDNKADMENVTIAAEKTKSYLVDISNSFNRVDEINQIMGEIADKTNLLALNASIEAARAGVAGRGFAVVANEVSKLADFTSENAKSISTIVRQSQSFINEARTASAETGDLTEKQKFKLIETTDRIIKMNDLYKEQKSILQRFLTELDHIKGASTDILESTKEQTVGQNEMIKTMDQLEKDINEISEDSGHLNSEIDKIKTQASELRVLSGQSST, encoded by the coding sequence ATCGTAAATTCAGGAATTTCGGAAGAATCATCTATCACAAAAATCTGGAAGAACGGAGCGATTGTAATCAACCGTATCCGCCTAGGCTTGGTGATTCTATTCGTGCTGACTCTGATCGGGGTCTCTAAGACCAACCATCCCACCCAAGTAATCGCCCATTCAGTCGGGACAGGATTCATGGCTCTCTATTGCATCATAGAATTCTTCTTAGCGAAAAGCGGGAAAGTGGGCATCGCTTTCCAAAAGACATTGGTCATCTTGGACGTGATCATACTTTCCGCAATCATGGCCGCTGATTGCAGCATTGGTCCAATCGTTGCCAGAGATACTTTGGCAAATATGATCCTATTCTTTATTTATTTTTATATAATGATCTATTCTGCACTCTTAGGACAGAAGAGTTTTGTTCTTCTGATCGGATTTCTTACGGCGATAGGTGTTGGGATTGCATTGTATGTAGGATGGAAAAGCGGTTTAGTACTTACAGAAAATGCAACCAAGTCAAAGGATCCGGACACTCTTATTTTTTCTGTGCAGATCGTTAAGATCGGTTTCATGATCACTGCTAGCGTGATCTTGTACCAATTGATGCGTCTCTTTGAGAATCTTACTTCGGAAGGATCTCGTCTCTATGATGAGACCAAGGTCTTCTTGAACCAGATCAAAGGTAACCAAAATATAGTCCGCAATTCTGCTGAGAACTTAGAAGATTCAATCGATAAATTCGCAGACTATATTTCGCGAATCGGTGAGAAGATGGAGTCCCAGGCGGCCGCCTTGGAGGAAGTAAACGCCGTATTAGAAGAACTTTCTGCATCTTCTCGCAATAATACCCAATCCATTGAAAGCCAAAACGAAAGCCTTTCCGGACTAGTTAGCAATTCTCAAAAATTGGGCGGTATCATCGGAAACATCACCGAATACAGCGAAGCTCTTTCTGCATTTGCAGAAGATAATAAGGCTGACATGGAGAATGTTACGATCGCTGCCGAAAAAACAAAATCGTATCTAGTCGATATCTCTAATTCATTCAACCGAGTGGACGAGATCAATCAGATCATGGGGGAGATCGCAGATAAGACCAATCTTCTTGCATTAAACGCATCTATCGAGGCAGCTCGCGCTGGTGTCGCAGGAAGAGGATTCGCGGTTGTGGCAAACGAAGTAAGTAAGCTCGCAGACTTTACTTCAGAAAATGCAAAATCGATTTCGACTATCGTAAGACAGTCTCAGAGTTTTATTAACGAGGCGAGAACCGCATCTGCGGAAACAGGAGATCTTACCGAAAAACAAAAATTCAAACTGATCGAGACAACGGATCGGATCATAAAAATGAACGACCTCTATAAAGAGCAGAAGTCCATCCTACAACGCTTTTTGACTGAATTGGATCATATCAAGGGAGCCTCGACCGATATTTTGGAATCCACAAAAGAACAGACAGTGGGCCAAAACGAGATGATCAAAACTATGGACCAGCTGGAAAAAGACATAAACGAGATCAGCGAAGATTCCGGGCATTTAAATTCGGAGATTGATAAGATCAAAACGCAAGCCAGCGAGCTTAGAGTCTTGAGCGGCCAGTCTTCTACTTAA